A region of the Anaerohalosphaeraceae bacterium genome:
GATTTGAAGATTTTGAACAGGAATTGTCAGCTCTGGAGGCGGCCAAATTGCGGCGCCGGCTGCGGACAATTGCCGAGATTCACGGAACGACGGTCCGCACAGCCGACCAGCCGCAGCAGAAAGTGTTGTTTTGCAGCAACAATTACCTAAATCTGGCCGAGGACGAACGCATCCGCAAGGCCGCTATCGAGGCGATTCAAGAATACGGCTGGGGGGCAGGAGCATCCCGGCTGATTTGCGGAACCCTCCGTCCACACACGGAGCTGGAGGAGGCATTCGCTGACTGGGTGGGCAAGGAGCGGGCCCTGTTTTTCCCCTCCGGCTGGTCAGCCAACCAGACCATCCTGACAGCCCTGCCGGCCAGGGGGGATTTGGTGCTGATGGACCACCGCTGCCATGCATCGATTGTGGATGCCGTGCGGACAAGCGGAGCTGATTTTCGGACATACCGGGATGAAAGCGACAGCCGGCTGAAACGGTTTTTGGCGGATGCAAAATACCGCCGCAAGTATATTGTGACCGAAAGCGTCTTTTCGATGGACGGAGATTTGGCTCGGCTGGATGTGCTGGCGGAACTGAAGGAACAGTTCGGAGCGGTGCTGATTGTGGATGAGGCACACGGATTGGGCTGTTTCGGCCCGAGCGGTGCCGGACTGGCCGAAGAGATGGGGATTTTGGAGAAAGTCGATATCCTGATTGCCCCGCTGGGCAAGGCGGCCGGATGTGCAGGAGCTCTGGCGGCGGGGCCGGCGGCGGTCATCGACCTGCTGATTAATCGAGGACGGCCCTTGATTTACACCACCGCTGCTCCGGCGGCCTGTGCAGCAGCCAGCCTGACAGCCATTCGAATTATTCAAAACGAGCCCCATCGCCGTCAACGTCTGGCGGAAAACGCCGCCTATCTGCGGACTCAGCTGACGCAAATGGGACTGAACATCGGAAAAACGGCTTCCCAGATTATCCCGGTAATATTAGGCGAAAGTGAAAAAGCGCTCACCTGGGCGAGCCGACTGGAAAATGCAGGGTATTTCGTAATCGCCATCCGCCCGCCTACTGTACCGAAAGGCACGGCCCGCCTTCGACTGAGCATACAATACGCTCACACACAAGAGCAGATGGACGGCCTCTGCCGCATCCTCAAAGGGCCGGCTGAATAATGAGCCGGACAATTTTTAATCTCTGCTTTTCCGCAAAGATCACCGCCACTTCCACAAACCCTTATCATTCCCCGCAACCTCTGTCATTTCCGCGCAGGCGGGAATCCAGGCCTTTTTGGGTTCGACGGAAGCGCCCGTTCCCTTTTCCCCGGGCTTGCGCCCGGGGCTATATCTCTCGCCAACCTCTTTGACACACTCCAGCTTATTCTTCTTCGATCCCGCGACTTGTCCTTCGAAGCTTCAGCGAAGAAGGAAGGCGGGAATCCAGCTTTTTTGACAGATTTTTAACAGTTGCTTTTGGCTTTGGAGGCTTTTTTCTTAGGGGAGGAAGCGGGAGAAACAGCGGGCAGCGGAGACGGCTTCCAGAGCGAATAGGCAATTACACAAATCCCAAACAAAATCAGATAAATCGCCATATTCTGCGAGATGGTGCCGCCCCGATACAACAGCCAGAAACCGCTGTATTCAAACGGATTGTCATCACGGAGGGTTTCGAGAAAGAAACGGGTAAATCCATAGAGGATGAGCATCGCACCGGCCGTTACTCCCGGCCGCGTCCGGCCGAACTTCTTCCAGAGCCCCAAAAGGACGGCTGCCAGCAGAAAACCGTTGGCACTCGAATACAGCTGCGTGGGATGAACCTTCAGACAGCGGTATGGACCTTCGGATACCTGCTTCTGCTGTTCGGATGTAAGCTGCTCAAAAGGTTTCAGATAGGCACTGTGTTTGTTGGCCTCATCAACAGGCAGCCAGGAACCATCCGGGGCGGGAATGCCGAAATAATCGGCAGGCAGGTCCAGATAGGGCTTGTCTCGATGACGGCTGGGGTCGGGATGAACCTGATGAAGATAGGCCAGGGAGCCGTAAGGGAACCGAACCCCCCATGGCAGTTCGGTGCACTTGCCGTAGCAGCAGCCGCTGAAGAAGCACCCTATGCGTCCGAAGCCGATGCCGACCATCAGCCCGATGGCCAGCACATCAAAATACAGACGAATGGGGCGTTTCTGCCTTTTCAGATAGAGCCAAAGAACCAGCAGAGCCGTCAGGACTCCGCCGAGCAGTTCCACCCCGCCCTGCCAAATAGCAAAGACCTCCAGCCAGCGCCCGACAAACAAGTCCCTGTGATGAACAACAAAGAAGACACGGGCCCCAATGACGCCGGCGATGAGGGCATAGACGGCGGCATTGCCGAGGATGTCCGGGTCCTCACCGAGCGGCCGGATGAGCCGACGCATCAGCCACATCGCCGCCAAAAAGCCCAGCACAACCATCACGCCCCAGCTTTTGACGGTTTGATGCAGAAACGGGATTTCAAACAGTTCCGGATGCATCAACTTTTATTTCAGAAGCGAAAAGTTGTTCTGTTCATCACAAAGGATAACACGGGGTTTGTGGGTTTTGATTTCGTCCGGTGTAAAGTAGCCGAAGTTCATCACGATGACAATGTCGCCGGGGCTGAAGAAGCGGGCGGCGGCTCCGAGCACAATCAGCGATTTGCTGCCGGCCGGCGCCGGAACCACATAAGTTTCAACACGGGCCCCGTTGGAAACATTGGCCAGCAGGACTTCTTCATAGGGAAGAATCCCCGCCGCCTTCATCATGTCTTCGTCGATTCCGACGCTGCCGGGATAGTCAATCTTTGTATCGGTTACCCGGGCGCGATGAATCTTGCCTTTTAATGCCTTGATAAGCATCCGCTCTGTTCCTTTCTCACAAAAAAGGGTATTGTACCTCAAGCGGACGGCGTGTGCAAGTCTATCAATAGATTGTCAATAAGACGAGTCGTTCCGACGCGGGCGGCGGCGGCAGCCAGAACGGGCATCCGAATCTCCGTCATCGGCCGGAGGGTCTGCGGGTCCACCAGTTCAAAATATTCAAGAAACACATCGGGCTGGTCAAAAAACGGCCGCACAGCCCGGCGGATTTCATCGGGATTGGTTTGTCCGGACTGGATGAGTTCCCTGCATTTCTGAAGGGCCTGCGAGAGGCAGAGGGCTTTTTTCCGCTCGGCCTTGGACAAATACTGGTTGCGGCTGCTGAGGGCCAGCCCGTCCTTGTCGCGAACGGTGGGACAGACCCGAATCTCAAGCGGAAAGTTGAGGTCCCGAACCATCGTTTGAATGACGACGGCCTGCTGAGCGTCCTTTTGACCGAAATAAGCCACGTCGGGCTGAATGATATTGAAGAGTTTTGCACAAACAGTGGCCACGCCGCGAAAGTGTCCCGGACGATGGGCCCCGCAGAGTCCTTCGGTTACTTTTTCGACGTTCACCCAGGCCAGCTGTTCCCGCGGATACATCTCTTCGGCCGACGGAGCAAAAACCCAATGAGCGCCGAGCTTTTCACAATAACGGACGTCGGCATCAAGAGTCCGCGGATAGCGGGCCAGGTCCTCATTCGGGCCGAACTGAGTGGGATTAACAAAGATGCTCACAATCACCGTATCACATTCAGATACAGCCCGTTGAATCAGGGAGCCGTGACCTTCATGGAGGGCCCCCATTGTCGGAACCAGTCCGATCCATTTGGCGGCGAAGCGTGCCGCCCTGACTTTTTGCCGCATTTCAGATATGGTCGTTATGACTTCCATGGTTTTTCTCCGGCCAGATAATAGGAGATTTCCTTTGCGAGAGGAAAAATTTGTTCCGGATGAACACATTCGGCGGCATTCAGGCGAATCACAGGACAAGCCGTCCAGCGGGCGAGGATGTCTTCGTAGCCGCTCCGCTGGGCCTCCAGAAAAGAGGCGTCAATCCCCTGCTCATAGGGACGATTCCGGCGTCGAATGCGTTCCAGGCAGTTCGAAACCGTATCTTCCAGAAAAATCACCAGAACGGGCGTATGGACCTGGTTGGCGACAGACTCATACACCTGCATATATTGGTTCAGCGCATCGGAATCGAGCCATTGCCGGGCGTAAATGAGGGCCTTGAAAAAAACGTAATCACTGACGGCAATCCCCTGTCGGAGCTTTCCATCTTTGCGGAGCTGAGAGGTGCTGCTGCCCAGAAAAAAGAGTTCCGAATCGAGCGCCAGATGGGACTGGCCGTGATAGACCTTTTCGAGAAACGGATTTTTGTCGTATTCCTCTTTGAGCAGATGGGCAGAAAGAACACCGGCCAGACGCTCCGCCAGCGTGGATTTGCCGACACCGATAAGCCCCCCTATCGAAATCAGCTGAAGCCGCCCCGGGTCCAGAGCAAAATTGCCGCCGTTGAGCCGCTGAGCAAGAACACGAAGCGGACGGTGCAGGCGAGGACACACAAGGTCAGGGTTCAGCTCGAGAAGCCCCTTCAGGACAAAAGAGCGAAGATGCATTTGGGAATGCGGTACAACCAGGTCGGGCTCCTCGAGAACGAGGGTATCGTACAAGAGCAGGTCCAAATCAAGCGTTCGAGGTTCCCACCGGCCGTTTCGCTGCCGGCCGAATCGGTTCTCCGTCTGTCTGAGCAGGTCGAACAGCTGCCGGCAGGAAAGAGTTGTGACGATTTCAGCCGCGGCATTGAGGTATTCAGCCTGTTTCAAATCGCCCAGAGCGGGCCAGCGGGTCAGTGAACTGACCCGCAACGACAAAACCCCGGCCTGCTGCTGCAGATATTGTGCCGCCCGGCGAATGGTTTGTTCGCGCTCGCCCAGATTGCTGCCCAGTCCGACATATGCTTTGACGGCGCCGCTCATATTTGCAGAGAGGCAAAACGGTCCATCGCCTCCTGAACTTTCTGGGGGTGATTGAAGGCACTCAGCCGGAAAAACCCTTCTCCGGCGGCCCCGAAACCGGCTCCCGGTGTGCCCACAATGTGCACTTTTTCCAAAAGCAGATCAAAAAATTCCCATGAGCCCATCCCCTTGGGGGTTTTCAGCCAGACATAAGGAGCATTTTGACCGCCGTAAACGGAATAACCCAGCCGGCGAAGGGAGCGGCACATCAGGTCGGCATTTTTCATATAAATCGAGAGGATTTGCCGGATTTGTCGGCGGCCTTCCGGGGAATACACAGCCTCGGCGCCCCGCTGCGTGATATAACTGACGCCGTTGAATTTTGTGCAGTGACGGCGATTCCAGAGAGGTTTAAGGGCAACCGGTTTGCCGTCGGCTGTATAAGCCGTCAGCTCCTCCGGAACGACGGTAAACGCACAGCGGACACCGGTAAAGCCGGCGGTTTTGGAGAAGCTGCGGGATTCGATGGCAACTTTACGAGCTCCCTCGATTTCATAAATCGAATGCGGAATCGATTCATCCTGAATGAACGCTTCGTACGCGGCGTCAAAGAGAATGACGGCCTTGTGCTCGAGGGCATAATCAACCCATTTTTTCAGCTGTTCCCGCGTGGCCACCGCCCCCGTGGGATTGTTCGGATAGCAGAGATAAATGAGGTCCACCGGTTCTTTGGGCAGGTCCGGAACAAAGTTGTTTTCCGGCGTGCAGGGCATATAAACGATTCCGCCGTAACGGCCGGAGGCATCAGCCGGTCCTGTTCGGCCGGCCATCACATTCGTATCGACATAAACCGGATAAACGGGGTCGGTCACAGCTACTTTGATGTCAAGTCCGAAGATTTCCTGCAGGTTTCCGGTATCGCATTTGGCTCCGTCGCTGATGAAGATTTCGTCCGGTGAAACCTGGGCTCCTCTTGCCTGATAATCGTTTTCCGCAATGGCCTTGCGCAGGAATTCATAGCCCTGTTCAGGGCCGTAGCCGCGGAAGGTCTCCGGACGGGCCATCTCCCGAACGGCCTGTTCCATCGCCGAGCAGACGGCCGGCGGAAGCGGCTCGGTTACGTCGCCGATGCCGAGTTTGATAATCGATGCGTTCGGATGCGTCTTGGCAAAAGCCGCCACACGTCGGGCGATTTCGGGAAACAAATACCCGGCCTTGAGTTTGAGAAAATGTTCATTGACTCGAATCATAGGTGCCTCAAATCATTTTTAAAAATGCTCACGAATATACCGGACGGCATTGGTAAAAATCATCATTCCGTCCGTCGGTTCCTGTTCATTGATTTTCAATCGCGTCCAGTGCGGATGCTGCGTCCAGCGAACAAACCGCTCCGGATGGGGCATCAGGCCGAGGATGCGTCCGGTGGAATCCGT
Encoded here:
- a CDS encoding 8-amino-7-oxononanoate synthase — encoded protein: MHGFEDFEQELSALEAAKLRRRLRTIAEIHGTTVRTADQPQQKVLFCSNNYLNLAEDERIRKAAIEAIQEYGWGAGASRLICGTLRPHTELEEAFADWVGKERALFFPSGWSANQTILTALPARGDLVLMDHRCHASIVDAVRTSGADFRTYRDESDSRLKRFLADAKYRRKYIVTESVFSMDGDLARLDVLAELKEQFGAVLIVDEAHGLGCFGPSGAGLAEEMGILEKVDILIAPLGKAAGCAGALAAGPAAVIDLLINRGRPLIYTTAAPAACAAASLTAIRIIQNEPHRRQRLAENAAYLRTQLTQMGLNIGKTASQIIPVILGESEKALTWASRLENAGYFVIAIRPPTVPKGTARLRLSIQYAHTQEQMDGLCRILKGPAE
- a CDS encoding prolipoprotein diacylglyceryl transferase gives rise to the protein MHPELFEIPFLHQTVKSWGVMVVLGFLAAMWLMRRLIRPLGEDPDILGNAAVYALIAGVIGARVFFVVHHRDLFVGRWLEVFAIWQGGVELLGGVLTALLVLWLYLKRQKRPIRLYFDVLAIGLMVGIGFGRIGCFFSGCCYGKCTELPWGVRFPYGSLAYLHQVHPDPSRHRDKPYLDLPADYFGIPAPDGSWLPVDEANKHSAYLKPFEQLTSEQQKQVSEGPYRCLKVHPTQLYSSANGFLLAAVLLGLWKKFGRTRPGVTAGAMLILYGFTRFFLETLRDDNPFEYSGFWLLYRGGTISQNMAIYLILFGICVIAYSLWKPSPLPAVSPASSPKKKASKAKSNC
- the panD gene encoding aspartate 1-decarboxylase gives rise to the protein MLIKALKGKIHRARVTDTKIDYPGSVGIDEDMMKAAGILPYEEVLLANVSNGARVETYVVPAPAGSKSLIVLGAAARFFSPGDIVIVMNFGYFTPDEIKTHKPRVILCDEQNNFSLLK
- the panC gene encoding pantoate--beta-alanine ligase; the protein is MEVITTISEMRQKVRAARFAAKWIGLVPTMGALHEGHGSLIQRAVSECDTVIVSIFVNPTQFGPNEDLARYPRTLDADVRYCEKLGAHWVFAPSAEEMYPREQLAWVNVEKVTEGLCGAHRPGHFRGVATVCAKLFNIIQPDVAYFGQKDAQQAVVIQTMVRDLNFPLEIRVCPTVRDKDGLALSSRNQYLSKAERKKALCLSQALQKCRELIQSGQTNPDEIRRAVRPFFDQPDVFLEYFELVDPQTLRPMTEIRMPVLAAAAARVGTTRLIDNLLIDLHTPSA
- the folK gene encoding 2-amino-4-hydroxy-6-hydroxymethyldihydropteridine diphosphokinase; this encodes MSGAVKAYVGLGSNLGEREQTIRRAAQYLQQQAGVLSLRVSSLTRWPALGDLKQAEYLNAAAEIVTTLSCRQLFDLLRQTENRFGRQRNGRWEPRTLDLDLLLYDTLVLEEPDLVVPHSQMHLRSFVLKGLLELNPDLVCPRLHRPLRVLAQRLNGGNFALDPGRLQLISIGGLIGVGKSTLAERLAGVLSAHLLKEEYDKNPFLEKVYHGQSHLALDSELFFLGSSTSQLRKDGKLRQGIAVSDYVFFKALIYARQWLDSDALNQYMQVYESVANQVHTPVLVIFLEDTVSNCLERIRRRNRPYEQGIDASFLEAQRSGYEDILARWTACPVIRLNAAECVHPEQIFPLAKEISYYLAGEKPWKS
- a CDS encoding LL-diaminopimelate aminotransferase, whose translation is MIRVNEHFLKLKAGYLFPEIARRVAAFAKTHPNASIIKLGIGDVTEPLPPAVCSAMEQAVREMARPETFRGYGPEQGYEFLRKAIAENDYQARGAQVSPDEIFISDGAKCDTGNLQEIFGLDIKVAVTDPVYPVYVDTNVMAGRTGPADASGRYGGIVYMPCTPENNFVPDLPKEPVDLIYLCYPNNPTGAVATREQLKKWVDYALEHKAVILFDAAYEAFIQDESIPHSIYEIEGARKVAIESRSFSKTAGFTGVRCAFTVVPEELTAYTADGKPVALKPLWNRRHCTKFNGVSYITQRGAEAVYSPEGRRQIRQILSIYMKNADLMCRSLRRLGYSVYGGQNAPYVWLKTPKGMGSWEFFDLLLEKVHIVGTPGAGFGAAGEGFFRLSAFNHPQKVQEAMDRFASLQI